In the genome of Anomalospiza imberbis isolate Cuckoo-Finch-1a 21T00152 chromosome 11, ASM3175350v1, whole genome shotgun sequence, one region contains:
- the ASB14 gene encoding ankyrin repeat and SOCS box protein 14 isoform X3, which translates to MNNSVYVVDGDSDEEISTQRAIQESLQDRHKFETSGSATEVESFQCTASKEHGQIIAAIRTGQEEALKKLVRHSSAFEEADQQGWLPVHEAAAQLNKNILEITLKASRDITWEQSTLKGETPLLVAVRNCFVDNVHFLLLNGCNPNVKNEEGDSPLVIAVKFDSHDIASLLLRSGATVNLRCVHERTALHEAARLGRKDLVQLLLDSGADPDPRSGYGLTPLALAAQMGHTEIMELLLQKGADVLSQAMDCASILFEAAGGGNPDSVSLLLEYGADANVPKHSGHLPIHRAAYRGHFLALKYLVPVTDFSAIKESGISPVHSAAAGAHPQCLEFLLQSGFDANFMLAQRVRKGYDDHRKSALYFAVSNGDICSTQLLLNAGALTNQDPINCLQIALRMGNYELMNLLLRHGANVNYFCRVNTTHFPSALQYALKDEVMLRMLLSYGYDVHRCFDCPWGSGDHSQYVTDGWTSTVIKDTMFCEVITLSWLKHVSGKVVRVMLDYVDHVKICWKLEAVLKEQELWPDIHFILTNPRSLKHLCRLKIRACMGRLRLRCPVFMTFLPLPNCLKDYILYKEYDLYGQENFTGIYNLNCA; encoded by the exons ATGAATAATTCTGTGTATGTGGTTGATGGTGATTCAGATGAGGAAATCTCTACCCAGCGAGCTATTCAGGAAAGCTTACAAGATAGACATAAATTTGAAACAAGTGGCAGTGCAACAGAGGTTGAAAG TTTCCAGTGTACTGCAAGTAAAGAGCATGGGCAGATCATTGCAGCAATTCG CACAGGCCAAGAGGAGGCCTTGAAGAAGTTGGTGAGGCACAGTTCTGCTTTTGAAGAAGCAGATCAGCAAGGCTGGCTTCCTGTGCACgaagctgcagcacagctaAATAAGAACATCCTTGAAATAACTTTAAAAG cCTCCCGTGACATTACGTGGGAACAATCCACTCTAAAAGGGGAAACACCTCTCTTGGTGGCAGTAAGAAATTGTTTTGTGGACAATGTCCACTTTCTCCTGCTCAATGGCTGCAATCCCAATGTTAAAAATGAAGAGGGAGATTCTCCTTTAGTTATAG CAGTTAAATTTGATTCCCATGACATTGCCTCCTTGTTGCTACGATCTGGCGCCACAGTGAATTTGCGCTGTGTCCATGAGAGAACTGCTCTGCATGAGGCAGCCAGACTGGGCAGGAAGGAtctggtacagcttctcctgGATTCTGGAGCAGATCCTGACCCCCGCAGTGGATATGGGCTCACACCTCTAGCACTGGCTGCACAGATGGGACATACAGAAATTATGGAGCTCTTACTGCAGAAAG GTGCAGATGTTCTTTCACAGGCAATGGACTGTGCTTCTATATTGTttgaagcagcaggaggaggaaatcCAGATTCTGTGAGTCTTTTACTAGAATATGGGGCTGATGCCAATGTACCAAAGCACTCGGGTCATTTGCCAATCCACAGAGCTGCATATAGAGGACACTTTCT AGCTCTCAAATATTTAGTTCCAGTGACTGATTTTTCTGCCATTAAAGAAAGTGGGATAAGTCCAGTtcactcagcagcagcaggagcacatcCTCAGTGCCTTGAGTTTCTCCTGCAGTCGGGTTTTGATGCCAATTTTATGCTGGCTCAGAGGGTTCGCAAAGGCTACGATGACCACCGGAAATCAGCGCTGTACTTTGCTGTTTCCAACGGGGATATCTGCTCAACGCAGCTGCTGCTCAACGCCGGAGCCCTGACAAACCAAGATCCTATCAACTGCCTCCAAATAGCCTTGAGAATGGGCAACTACGAGTTAATGAATCTGCTGCTCCGCCATGGGGCCAATGTCAACTACTTCTGCCGCGTGAACACCACGCATTTCCCGTCAGCTCTGCAGTACGCCCTCAAGGATGAGGTCATGCTGAGGATGCTGCTGAGCTACGGCTACGACGTGCACCGCTGCTTCGACTGCCCGTGGGGCAGCGGGGACCACTCCCAGTATGTGACGGACGGCTGGACCTCCACCGTCATCAAAGACACCATG TTCTGTGAAGTGATAACCTTGTCCTGGCTGAAGCACGTGTCTGGGAAAGTAGTGCGAGTCATGTTAGATTACGTTGATCATGTTAAGATTTGCTGGAAGCTCGAAGCAGTTCTCAAAGAACAGGAACTCTGGCCAGACATCCATTTCATTTTAA CAAATCCTCGCTCTCTGAAGCACCTTTGCCGTCTGAAAATCCGGGCATGCATGGGCCGGCTGCGTCTCCGCTGTCCAGTCTTCATGACTTTCCTTCCACTGCCAAACTGCTTGAAGGATTACATCCTGTACAAGGAATATGATCTTTATGGACAGGAAAACTTCACAGGGATCTACAACCTCAACTGTGCATAA
- the ASB14 gene encoding ankyrin repeat and SOCS box protein 14 isoform X2: MFFHRQWTVLLYCLKQQEEEIQILALKYLVPVTDFSAIKESGISPVHSAAAGAHPQCLEFLLQSGFDANFMLAQRVRKGYDDHRKSALYFAVSNGDICSTQLLLNAGALTNQDPINCLQIALRMGNYELMNLLLRHGANVNYFCRVNTTHFPSALQYALKDEVMLRMLLSYGYDVHRCFDCPWGSGDHSQYVTDGWTSTVIKDTMFCEVITLSWLKHVSGKVVRVMLDYVDHVKICWKLEAVLKEQELWPDIHFILTNPRSLKHLCRLKIRACMGRLRLRCPVFMTFLPLPNCLKDYILYKEYDLYGQENFTGIYNLNCA; the protein is encoded by the exons ATGTTCTTTCACAGGCAATGGACTGTGCTTCTATATTGTttgaagcagcaggaggaggaaatcCAGATTCT AGCTCTCAAATATTTAGTTCCAGTGACTGATTTTTCTGCCATTAAAGAAAGTGGGATAAGTCCAGTtcactcagcagcagcaggagcacatcCTCAGTGCCTTGAGTTTCTCCTGCAGTCGGGTTTTGATGCCAATTTTATGCTGGCTCAGAGGGTTCGCAAAGGCTACGATGACCACCGGAAATCAGCGCTGTACTTTGCTGTTTCCAACGGGGATATCTGCTCAACGCAGCTGCTGCTCAACGCCGGAGCCCTGACAAACCAAGATCCTATCAACTGCCTCCAAATAGCCTTGAGAATGGGCAACTACGAGTTAATGAATCTGCTGCTCCGCCATGGGGCCAATGTCAACTACTTCTGCCGCGTGAACACCACGCATTTCCCGTCAGCTCTGCAGTACGCCCTCAAGGATGAGGTCATGCTGAGGATGCTGCTGAGCTACGGCTACGACGTGCACCGCTGCTTCGACTGCCCGTGGGGCAGCGGGGACCACTCCCAGTATGTGACGGACGGCTGGACCTCCACCGTCATCAAAGACACCATG TTCTGTGAAGTGATAACCTTGTCCTGGCTGAAGCACGTGTCTGGGAAAGTAGTGCGAGTCATGTTAGATTACGTTGATCATGTTAAGATTTGCTGGAAGCTCGAAGCAGTTCTCAAAGAACAGGAACTCTGGCCAGACATCCATTTCATTTTAA CAAATCCTCGCTCTCTGAAGCACCTTTGCCGTCTGAAAATCCGGGCATGCATGGGCCGGCTGCGTCTCCGCTGTCCAGTCTTCATGACTTTCCTTCCACTGCCAAACTGCTTGAAGGATTACATCCTGTACAAGGAATATGATCTTTATGGACAGGAAAACTTCACAGGGATCTACAACCTCAACTGTGCATAA
- the ASB14 gene encoding ankyrin repeat and SOCS box protein 14 isoform X1 — protein MGHTEIMELLLQKGADVLSQAMDCASILFEAAGGGNPDSVSLLLEYGADANVPKHSGHLPIHRAAYRGHFLALKYLVPVTDFSAIKESGISPVHSAAAGAHPQCLEFLLQSGFDANFMLAQRVRKGYDDHRKSALYFAVSNGDICSTQLLLNAGALTNQDPINCLQIALRMGNYELMNLLLRHGANVNYFCRVNTTHFPSALQYALKDEVMLRMLLSYGYDVHRCFDCPWGSGDHSQYVTDGWTSTVIKDTMFCEVITLSWLKHVSGKVVRVMLDYVDHVKICWKLEAVLKEQELWPDIHFILTNPRSLKHLCRLKIRACMGRLRLRCPVFMTFLPLPNCLKDYILYKEYDLYGQENFTGIYNLNCA, from the exons ATGGGACATACAGAAATTATGGAGCTCTTACTGCAGAAAG GTGCAGATGTTCTTTCACAGGCAATGGACTGTGCTTCTATATTGTttgaagcagcaggaggaggaaatcCAGATTCTGTGAGTCTTTTACTAGAATATGGGGCTGATGCCAATGTACCAAAGCACTCGGGTCATTTGCCAATCCACAGAGCTGCATATAGAGGACACTTTCT AGCTCTCAAATATTTAGTTCCAGTGACTGATTTTTCTGCCATTAAAGAAAGTGGGATAAGTCCAGTtcactcagcagcagcaggagcacatcCTCAGTGCCTTGAGTTTCTCCTGCAGTCGGGTTTTGATGCCAATTTTATGCTGGCTCAGAGGGTTCGCAAAGGCTACGATGACCACCGGAAATCAGCGCTGTACTTTGCTGTTTCCAACGGGGATATCTGCTCAACGCAGCTGCTGCTCAACGCCGGAGCCCTGACAAACCAAGATCCTATCAACTGCCTCCAAATAGCCTTGAGAATGGGCAACTACGAGTTAATGAATCTGCTGCTCCGCCATGGGGCCAATGTCAACTACTTCTGCCGCGTGAACACCACGCATTTCCCGTCAGCTCTGCAGTACGCCCTCAAGGATGAGGTCATGCTGAGGATGCTGCTGAGCTACGGCTACGACGTGCACCGCTGCTTCGACTGCCCGTGGGGCAGCGGGGACCACTCCCAGTATGTGACGGACGGCTGGACCTCCACCGTCATCAAAGACACCATG TTCTGTGAAGTGATAACCTTGTCCTGGCTGAAGCACGTGTCTGGGAAAGTAGTGCGAGTCATGTTAGATTACGTTGATCATGTTAAGATTTGCTGGAAGCTCGAAGCAGTTCTCAAAGAACAGGAACTCTGGCCAGACATCCATTTCATTTTAA CAAATCCTCGCTCTCTGAAGCACCTTTGCCGTCTGAAAATCCGGGCATGCATGGGCCGGCTGCGTCTCCGCTGTCCAGTCTTCATGACTTTCCTTCCACTGCCAAACTGCTTGAAGGATTACATCCTGTACAAGGAATATGATCTTTATGGACAGGAAAACTTCACAGGGATCTACAACCTCAACTGTGCATAA